The sequence below is a genomic window from Deltaproteobacteria bacterium.
TAAATCGGCGCCCGCAAGTACGAAAATCAAGCCTGAGCCACAAAAACCAGCCCCGATTGCCCCTTCCCCGAAAAAGCCCGCCAAACCGGCTCCAACGGCTCCTCCTGCTCCAAAAGCAGTGAAAAAAGTAGAAACCAAAGCTCCAGAAGCGGCCCCAAGCCCGAAAAAACCCGCAAATTCACCAAGTTCAGCACCTTCCAACTAAAAGAGTACTTCCCAATCCACATCCCGACTGCTAGAGGGGCGCCGCTCGTTACCCCGACCCATCACCTGAAGCTGTAGAGCGTGTCATGTCCAATGAAACTCATTTAAGAACTGTCGCCATCGTCGCCCACGTCGACCACGGTAAAACCACTCTCGTGGATGCACTTTTTCAACAAAGCGGTATGTACCGGGAAAACCAGGCAGTCGTTGAGCGCGCCATGGACTCCATGGATCAAGAGCGCGAGCGTGGCATTACAATTTTGGCCAAATGTACATCGGTTCAATACGACCCCTTCAACCTTCAGCTCGTGGACACACCCGGACACGCCGACTTCGGCGGTGAAGTTGAGCGAACTCTGCGTATGGTCGACGGTGTTTTACTACTTGTCGATGCTGCCGAAGGCCCCATGCCTCAAACGCGATTTGTTTTGCGTAAGGCCATGGACCTAAAACTTCCTGCAGTATTGGTTATCAACAAGATCGACCGTTCAGATCGCCGCATCGAAGAAGTTATCAACGAATGTTATGACCTCTTCATCGACCTTGGCGCCGATGACAACCAGATCAACTTCCCAATCATCTACACCAATGGCCGCGCGGGAACCGCAACCACTGACTTAGATGTTGAAGGGACAGACCTACGACCACTCGTCGATTCCATCATCGCTCACTTGCCTCCGACTCAGCGTCACCTGGACAAGGGATTCTGCATGCAAGTAAACCAACTCGGTTACGATGAGTATGTTGGACGCTTGGTCATTGGCCGAATTCTTAGTGGTACAGTAAAGGTCAACCAGACCGTTCACCTCGAAGGAGAGGCTCACTCCTACAACGCACGTGCCACCGGAATTTTCGGATTTCACGGAACTGAGCGTCACCCTAAAGATTTAGCAGAAGGCGGCGATATCATTGCCTTGGCTGGTCTTAATGAGTGCTTCATTGGAGATACGGTCAGCGCACCCGACGCCATTGAGAAGCTTCCACCGATTCACGTTGATGAGCCCACTGTTTCGATG
It includes:
- the typA gene encoding translational GTPase TypA, encoding MSNETHLRTVAIVAHVDHGKTTLVDALFQQSGMYRENQAVVERAMDSMDQERERGITILAKCTSVQYDPFNLQLVDTPGHADFGGEVERTLRMVDGVLLLVDAAEGPMPQTRFVLRKAMDLKLPAVLVINKIDRSDRRIEEVINECYDLFIDLGADDNQINFPIIYTNGRAGTATTDLDVEGTDLRPLVDSIIAHLPPTQRHLDKGFCMQVNQLGYDEYVGRLVIGRILSGTVKVNQTVHLEGEAHSYNARATGIFGFHGTERHPKDLAEGGDIIALAGLNECFIGDTVSAPDAIEKLPPIHVDEPTVSMVFQVNDGPFAGRSGGKYLTSRHLRERLQKEALGNVSIRIKDGDTPDQFRVMGRGELQLAVLIESLRRELYEFCVRKPEVVIREIEGEKQEPRERLVVDVPLDFTGVVNELIGPRKGILEDQKLEGERMRIEFLIPTRGLFGLRNQMLTSTKGTAIMHSNFEDWIPVIGNIPQRLVGSLVADRPGKTTSYALFNLQPRGTLFTDVGIDVYEGMVIGEHARANCLNVNGVREKQLTNHRASGKDDATVVTTPRPMPLERCIEWIRDDEMVEVTPDMIRIRKRVLQANKRPKSHGG